The sequence TGGAGTCGTCATAACGTTAGTCGGATCTGTTCTAATACTTCCAAGGCTATGCCGTTTCACTCGAGTACATACTTTTGCCTTCTCTATATTTGAGTTAACTGCATCGCCGCAGCTCCTTCTCCTAGTAAAATTCGGTGACTTGGGTCGAGTCAATGGCAGCTGCAACGACCAACATGGAGATGCCAAAGGTTAAGAATTCTTACAAAAAAATGAGTGTAGGTTGTTACTTGAAGATATAGGAATGAGTTGATGATTCTTAGAGTAGAAGAAAGAGAGATTGATTCTGAAACTCTCACCTTCTTGAGTTCAACTTTGGGTGGGGGTCCCTCATAGTAGAAAGTAGGCACTGGGTTTGCTTTGATGATTAAGCTCTTCCTCAGTTGCTTGATGGCTGCTTCTTGCTCTTCCTATCAAATCACATCATAAAGTGTTTTTCCTTTTCAGTGTTTAAAAATTCTCTAACAGTTTCTTTCACAATCATTTTCAACATGATTCTAACGCAAGCAATCACAAGTTGAAGATAAATGGAGAAAAATGGTTGCCAATATAATTTCTTCCTTATATGTTAGACTTCGTGAATCAGATTAAAATCAAAGGCTACCGGTGAAGTGTGACATTAGGAATAGACATAGAAAAGTAGAAGCGAAATAACTAATCACTCTTAAGGTTTTGGGTTTAGTGACGATTTAACAAAATGAACTTGTCAGAAAAGTTGGAAAAGTCGGAAAACAATATAGAAGTCTGAAAGTGAAGAAAGATACCTTTGTTCTGGCTTCATATTGGCTTTTCTCTGCCTGCAAAGCTTGGTGTTTCTCTTCCAATTTTTggtaaaactgaaaaataaaaaattaagatcaTGTGCAAATGAGTGATTTAACGATGTGTATAACATCTAGAACATTTGCAATAAGCAATATCAGTTAATTTACCTCCTTCCTTCTCTCGGCACGACTAGCAGATCGAAAAGTCGGAGCGACACCGACAGTTACCTTAGATTTCACAGAAGTTGCAACACTTAACATGGCTAAGGACCATACAAGCCAAAAATGAAGTGTAAACAATTTACGAtatgaaaatgtaaaaaatatttGGATGTCAAAGAGGATACGAGGAACTGATGGACCAATTATCTTCTTCATCGTGGTATTTCACGTGCTTCCTTATCGAAAGCGGTGAATTTGGctgtaaagaagaagaaaatttcaatcaTTAATCATCACTGCCAAACTGTTTTATTCTAGCTTCACTCGCACAAAATCTCATTTGCAAATTGTAATCATACATGATTAATGATTTCCCACAAAGTATGATAGTAAAGTGTTAGGAATATTAGCAGTGTCATGTTTGTAGACATGAGAAGTTTTATTATAAACCGAGTCAGGGGATGGAGGTAGAAGTAGAACTCAGAGAGTAATTTTGGGAGAGTCCAAGCCCCTCAAAAGAGATGTGAGATATGCTTAAAAAAAAAGGCGAGATCTATCCCATGGTACAAGAACCATAGTATTACGAGAATATAGTATAGAATTAGAAAAGGAACCAAAAGAGAGATCGAAATTAACTGAAAGAAATATCGATATgagaaataaaattacaaaatccCAACTTCAATCAGCCTGAGCTCAATTGAAATAGAACTACTCTCCAAATTGTGCCCACCCTTAAACCCAACAGAAAGCTTGGCCATATTTTAAGGGTCAGCCTAGGAAAATTGAGCACAACCTGCACATCATATGGTATAACACTTGAAGGCAAACTGAAATAGAGAAGACAGCCATTTCTATCTTTCTTCAATTCTTTGGACTcagaaaagaaaagacaaatAAATCTCGAGGTTAACCAAATATAGGCAGCCAATTATGAGAATTAGTTACCTGAGAGTTCTTCTTAGCACTAGGAGATTGCAGATTTGGTGAAATGTTGACACCAGTAGTGGTAGTTGCATCGTTTCCGATATTATGTGCACATGGACCGCGTTTTTCAGTTTCCAAAGTAAACGGCTGTGGAACGGTGTATTGCCCCCTCATATTTCCTGGAGATTTTGATCCAATTGGGCTTGACTTCTGGTACTCACCAAACTTCTCAAGTCGAGACTTCTCATATTTCTCCTCACCATCAAGATTAGTACTTTTGATACTTAACACCTCTACCTTCTCATCATATTTTTCAATGATCAAGTTTTCTTCAGTACATTCCTTTACTTCATAGTCCTTGGCCTCAATGTTTCTTACCGCAACTCTTGGCGCAACATGAACTACGTCATGAGCAACCCCATTCGGCTTTTGTTCAACTTCTACAGCACTTGGCTCCCTCCCCATGATGCTGCAGAAGGTGATCGGTTAAATACAGTTCCAGCCGTGTAGATGGGCTAAAATGAatctttacaaaattttagatccAAGGACATAACATTTCAAAGTATAGGGGCAAGAAGAAGAGAAGGGTACATGTGAAAAATTCAAGAACTATACTAGgatttaaagggaaaaaatgaCTTGAATAGAGGGACAGAAACCGAGATTAGGGGAGGTGGAGGTATCAGAAAATCTCAATGTACCTCAATCTTACATCCGAAAACTACAAACTAACAAActaaattatgaaataaaactaaaaaaaaaaaaacaaggttATTTGTGAATTCAGCAACCACATAACAAAAATACATAAACATTCAAATAGAAGATAAATAAGATGAAATTTTCCATTGTAACAGCAAAATGAACTTCTCCAAGCTCACTTCTTGATGGCTGAGATGAAGAAACTCCAAGAttcaaaagaagagaaaatctAAAGACCAGAACCTTAACTCTCTGTTATTTTAGTGTTAAGAAACCTTCATACAACTTGGGACTTGAAAGAGAAACAGAAGTGtagaaaaaggtaaaaacaATAGAAATCAAACGctaccaagaaaaaaaaatttaacatatatcatCAGAAATGGCCAAAAACATACTGATAGAAGCAAGGATTCAAAGTGAATTCCGAAGGAGAGAAGAAAACTGAAATCCTGATGagacaaaacaaaagaaaaagcaaTGTTTAAAAGACATGATTAAGTCAAAGAAACCAACCGACCACTCTTAATGGAAAATGAAAGGCCACAAAGTCCACAAAGAACCCCTTTAATCCTTTGACCAAAACAAAAGACTAAGCATTCAAATATTATTCATTGTCCACCACTAACTTTCAAAAGGGAAGAGAAACCaatcaaaattataattatagttCAAATTTTCTAAGTGAGAAAGAAACCCACCATGAAAATAGAGACAAACATCAAATAAGACCAAAGTTTAGATCATGTTTGAGTAAGAACAACTCCAAAAATTTGAACCAAAATAACAGAGAGAGTAAAAACCCACCAAGAAAACAGAGATAAACATAAAATAGGAAGGAAATTTGACCAACAACAACCCAAACATCTCCAAATAAACCCAGAGGGACCAAAAATTAGAACAGAAAGAACAAAGAGAGTAAAAACCGACCAAGATAAACATCAAATAGGACCAGAATTAGATTCACATTTCAGCAAGAACAACTCCAAATAAAACCAGAGAGACCAAAAATTAGAACATAAACAGCAGAATGAGTAGAAACCCACCAAGAAAATAGATACAAACATCAGGTAGTACCAAAATTTCAGTCACATTAGAGCAAAAATTCCCAAATAAACCCAAAGAGACCAaaattagaagagaaatgaGAGCTCGAGCCGAAACCCACCAAGAAAACAGAGACAAACATCAAGCAGAGAGAGTGAAAGCcgaaaatgaaaaggaaaaacaagaagAACAAGTGAAATTGAGAGCAGCCTCCATTACAAAGAGctcaaaaaccaaacaaaagaTCCAAACAAACATTttaggaggaagaagaagaagaagaagaagaaag comes from Benincasa hispida cultivar B227 chromosome 2, ASM972705v1, whole genome shotgun sequence and encodes:
- the LOC120071783 gene encoding protein WVD2-like 2 encodes the protein MGREPSAVEVEQKPNGVAHDVVHVAPRVAVRNIEAKDYEVKECTEENLIIEKYDEKVEVLSIKSTNLDGEEKYEKSRLEKFGEYQKSSPIGSKSPGNMRGQYTVPQPFTLETEKRGPCAHNIGNDATTTTGVNISPNLQSPSAKKNSQPNSPLSIRKHVKYHDEEDNWSISSSVATSVKSKVTVGVAPTFRSASRAERRKEFYQKLEEKHQALQAEKSQYEARTKEEQEAAIKQLRKSLIIKANPVPTFYYEGPPPKVELKKLPLTRPKSPNFTRRRSCGDAVNSNIEKAKVCTRVKRHSLGSIRTDPTNVMTTPKSKGQISGRSSGSKVKDRVNHQDKETTKTTAAKIPEQRSNLDITVQS